The following proteins are co-located in the Paludibaculum fermentans genome:
- a CDS encoding serine/threonine-protein kinase has product MIADRYEILATLGRGGMGEVYLARDHRLDTEVALKRVPLELAIEPRVREALVREARILARLSDNHIVRLFDLADTADGLFLVLEYVCGPSLDKVLSRRGKLPPEELQHVVDHVAQGLKRAHAMGVIHRDLKPANLLVQLTGDERRRYLRDGALPPTLLNADIKVTDFGLAKAVQQSRVEMSQSISGTPAYMAPEQFRGEMPSAETDIYALGFVAYACLAGAVPLGNAQPVYFHLQVTPPPIASVPAHMNAAIQRAIRKERADRFHDVTDFAVALRQPPPAAPMPVVPAVAPQPVPDEAKTKSMSRAGWRFRTKKGKAATPAGIVAVVLGFLILIPFLIRESGKSPVASQPGEVQSAAAPQELPPLAPLNPAQRIEDLPPVIEGAQMRSVPEPLPRGIAKPEILTRFRATGARILAFGPDGTLYVSSNGGDIGAIRDGRVLWQYRLAGDAARLSIAANGLLWIRSYYGGEKLFCFNSAGQGGEITDPAVVARRSLELSREAALIPTARCADAGGERREPAIEMPLNPLKLKWRTTLDYECNRDPVVGRNGNIAAQTRSNTEYLLASDGRVLWTYAAECPFSSQMLLANGTVLGLCSSPQQLLGIRDGRKVFTIASEHGVSSPFAQDAGSDFYRLESSQLYDEKRLIRTDAEGKEVWNVGLKLKLSTEAAMGPDGKIYILSTGPAGAEAMILGDRRP; this is encoded by the coding sequence ATGATCGCTGACCGGTACGAAATCCTTGCGACCCTGGGGAGGGGCGGCATGGGCGAGGTGTATCTCGCTCGCGATCATCGACTCGATACCGAGGTGGCGCTGAAGCGGGTGCCGCTGGAACTGGCGATCGAGCCGCGGGTGCGGGAAGCGCTCGTGCGTGAGGCGAGGATCCTGGCGCGACTTTCCGATAACCACATTGTCCGGCTGTTCGATCTGGCCGATACGGCCGATGGGCTGTTTCTTGTTCTTGAGTACGTTTGCGGGCCGAGTCTCGACAAAGTGCTGAGCAGGCGGGGGAAGCTGCCGCCTGAAGAACTGCAACACGTTGTGGACCACGTTGCGCAGGGCTTGAAGCGCGCGCATGCGATGGGCGTGATCCATCGCGACCTGAAGCCGGCGAACCTGCTGGTTCAACTCACCGGAGACGAACGCCGGCGCTATTTGAGGGACGGGGCACTGCCGCCGACACTGCTGAATGCCGACATCAAGGTGACGGACTTCGGGCTCGCGAAGGCGGTGCAGCAATCGCGGGTCGAGATGTCGCAGAGTATCTCAGGAACACCGGCATACATGGCTCCGGAGCAGTTTCGCGGCGAGATGCCAAGCGCCGAAACGGATATTTACGCGCTTGGCTTCGTGGCCTACGCCTGCCTGGCGGGGGCGGTTCCGCTCGGCAATGCGCAGCCGGTCTATTTTCACCTGCAGGTGACGCCGCCACCCATTGCCTCTGTTCCGGCGCATATGAATGCCGCGATTCAGAGAGCGATCAGGAAAGAGCGGGCGGATCGATTTCACGATGTCACGGACTTTGCTGTCGCGTTGCGGCAACCGCCACCGGCGGCCCCGATGCCAGTGGTGCCCGCCGTCGCGCCGCAGCCAGTGCCAGATGAAGCCAAGACGAAGTCGATGTCCCGGGCGGGTTGGCGCTTCCGGACGAAGAAGGGGAAGGCCGCCACGCCCGCCGGTATCGTGGCGGTTGTGCTGGGATTTCTGATTTTGATCCCCTTCCTGATCCGCGAGTCAGGCAAGAGTCCGGTTGCCTCGCAGCCGGGTGAGGTGCAGAGCGCGGCGGCACCACAGGAGCTCCCGCCGCTGGCGCCCCTCAATCCGGCTCAACGAATCGAGGATCTGCCGCCAGTGATCGAGGGGGCACAGATGCGCAGCGTGCCCGAGCCGCTGCCGCGCGGAATCGCCAAACCGGAGATTCTGACACGTTTTCGCGCGACGGGCGCGCGGATCCTGGCCTTCGGACCCGATGGCACGCTGTATGTTTCCAGCAATGGAGGGGATATCGGGGCGATTCGCGACGGCCGGGTTCTCTGGCAGTACCGGCTGGCTGGAGATGCTGCGAGGCTGTCGATCGCGGCGAATGGTCTCCTCTGGATCCGTTCCTACTACGGAGGAGAGAAGCTCTTCTGCTTCAACTCGGCGGGTCAAGGCGGCGAGATTACCGATCCAGCGGTGGTCGCCAGGCGGTCGCTGGAGCTGAGCCGTGAGGCGGCGCTCATTCCCACCGCCCGGTGCGCCGACGCTGGGGGCGAAAGACGCGAGCCAGCGATCGAGATGCCTTTGAATCCCCTAAAACTCAAGTGGCGAACGACGCTGGACTATGAGTGCAACCGGGACCCGGTAGTCGGGCGAAATGGGAACATTGCCGCGCAGACACGGTCGAACACCGAGTATCTGTTGGCGAGCGACGGACGAGTTCTTTGGACGTACGCGGCTGAGTGCCCATTCTCCAGCCAGATGCTGCTGGCCAACGGCACCGTACTTGGGCTTTGTTCCAGCCCACAGCAACTGCTGGGTATCCGCGACGGGCGCAAGGTGTTCACGATTGCCTCGGAGCACGGTGTGTCGAGTCCATTCGCGCAGGATGCCGGCAGTGATTTCTATCGGCTCGAGAGCTCGCAGCTATATGACGAGAAGCGGCTGATTCGAACAGATGCCGAGGGCAAAGAAGTGTGGAATGTGGGGCTGAAGTTGAAACTCAGTACGGAAGCCGCAATGGGTCCGGATGGCAAAATCTACATTCTCAGTACAGGTCCGGCCGGGGCTGAGGCGATGATCCTCGGAGACCGGCGGCCCTGA
- the argG gene encoding argininosuccinate synthase, which translates to MGHILQSLPAGEKVGIAFSGGLDTSAAIYWMRQKGAIPYCYTAHLGQPDEADYDAIPRRALECGAEKAHLIDCRQQLVREGLAALQCGAFHITTAGVPYFNTTPIGRAVTGTMLVSAMKEDDVNIWGDGSTYKGNDIERFYRYGLLVNPKLRIYKPWLDQTFIDELGGRKEMSELLEKAGLGYKMSKEKAYSTDSNIWGATHEAKDLEFLANGIKIVEPIMGTAFWRSDVDVQPETVTVGFEEGLPVTLNGKSFADPVDMVLAANALGGRHGLGMSDQIENRIIEAKSRGIYEAPAMALFFIAYERLVTGIHNEGTLEQYHTMGRRLGRLLYEGRWFDPQALMLRETLQRWVAKAITGEVTLELRRGNDYSILDTKSPNLTYKPERLTMEKHEGAFSPLDRIGQLTMRNLDITDSRDKLFVYAHAGLIAPQTFEGMRLLDGEKEEE; encoded by the coding sequence ATGGGTCACATTCTCCAATCTCTTCCCGCCGGCGAAAAGGTCGGCATTGCCTTCTCGGGCGGACTTGACACCTCCGCCGCCATCTATTGGATGCGCCAGAAAGGTGCGATCCCGTATTGCTACACCGCGCACCTGGGCCAGCCGGACGAGGCGGACTATGATGCCATCCCCCGCAGGGCATTGGAATGCGGCGCTGAGAAGGCCCACCTGATCGATTGCCGCCAGCAACTGGTCCGCGAGGGCCTCGCCGCCCTGCAATGCGGAGCTTTCCACATCACGACCGCCGGCGTCCCCTACTTCAACACCACACCGATTGGACGCGCGGTCACCGGCACCATGCTGGTCTCCGCCATGAAGGAAGACGACGTCAACATCTGGGGGGACGGCTCCACCTACAAGGGCAACGACATCGAGCGGTTCTACCGCTACGGCCTGCTGGTGAACCCCAAGCTGCGGATCTATAAGCCGTGGCTGGACCAGACCTTTATCGATGAGCTCGGCGGCCGCAAGGAGATGTCCGAACTGCTCGAGAAGGCCGGCCTCGGCTACAAGATGAGCAAGGAGAAGGCGTATTCCACCGACTCCAACATCTGGGGCGCGACGCACGAAGCCAAGGATCTGGAGTTTCTCGCCAACGGCATCAAGATCGTGGAGCCGATCATGGGCACTGCGTTCTGGCGGTCCGATGTGGACGTTCAGCCGGAAACGGTGACCGTCGGGTTTGAAGAGGGACTGCCGGTTACTTTGAATGGCAAGTCGTTCGCCGATCCCGTGGATATGGTGCTCGCCGCCAATGCGCTGGGTGGACGCCACGGCCTGGGCATGTCTGACCAGATCGAAAACCGCATCATCGAAGCGAAGAGCCGCGGCATCTATGAAGCGCCGGCCATGGCGCTGTTCTTCATCGCCTATGAGCGCCTGGTGACGGGCATCCACAACGAAGGTACGCTGGAGCAGTACCACACCATGGGCCGCCGCCTGGGCCGCCTGCTCTACGAGGGACGCTGGTTTGATCCGCAGGCTTTGATGCTTCGCGAGACACTGCAGCGCTGGGTGGCCAAGGCTATCACCGGCGAGGTGACTCTCGAACTGCGGCGCGGTAACGACTACTCCATCCTCGATACCAAGAGTCCGAATCTCACCTACAAGCCCGAGCGGTTGACCATGGAAAAGCACGAAGGCGCGTTCTCGCCGCTCGACCGCATCGGCCAGCTCACGATGCGCAATCTGGACATTACGGATTCGCGCGACAAGCTGTTCGTCTACGCACACGCCGGACTGATTGCGCCGCAGACGTTCGAGGGGATGCGTTTGCTGGACGGAGAAAAAGAAGAAGAGTAG
- a CDS encoding ThuA domain-containing protein: MTKRMAFGLCAAFAAVALVGQVGFAQQAAAPEKPLVCPPEGFSGGFTKGCPQRQFAYPSDIAAMMAALPDKAPATPQKVRRVLVLGRAVTWVHTSIPLAAKMVEYLGDKTGAWMTTITYDAADINPENLKQYDAVFLASTTGEFLDDPKDKPVTDIRRKALLDFVKQGKGIAGIHAATDCYHKTTRGATPEAAPILTGTWPEFNEVMGGFFKFHWVYPTLITVKIDDPKSPLTSMFPARGYEIVDETYTFAQDSYSRSKVHVLTSVNYAKMSAEDKAKEPANTKRTDGDYALSYIQRVGQGRVFYEAHGHDEKVYFSRPFVAHMLAGIQYALGDLPADDSPSTPASH; this comes from the coding sequence ATGACGAAGAGGATGGCATTCGGCCTCTGTGCTGCGTTCGCAGCGGTGGCGTTGGTTGGTCAGGTGGGCTTTGCCCAACAGGCGGCGGCTCCGGAAAAGCCCCTGGTTTGCCCGCCGGAAGGATTTAGCGGCGGCTTCACCAAAGGCTGCCCGCAACGGCAATTCGCATACCCCTCGGACATTGCTGCCATGATGGCCGCCCTGCCCGACAAAGCCCCCGCCACTCCGCAGAAGGTCCGCCGCGTGCTGGTGCTCGGCCGCGCCGTGACCTGGGTTCACACTTCCATTCCCCTGGCCGCCAAGATGGTCGAATACCTCGGCGACAAGACCGGCGCCTGGATGACCACCATCACCTACGATGCCGCCGACATCAACCCGGAGAACCTGAAGCAGTACGACGCAGTCTTCTTGGCCAGCACCACAGGCGAGTTCCTGGACGACCCCAAGGATAAGCCCGTCACCGACATCCGCCGCAAGGCGCTGCTCGACTTCGTCAAACAGGGCAAAGGCATCGCCGGCATCCACGCCGCCACCGACTGCTACCACAAGACCACCCGCGGAGCCACACCGGAAGCCGCGCCCATTCTCACCGGCACCTGGCCCGAGTTCAACGAAGTGATGGGCGGATTCTTCAAGTTCCATTGGGTCTACCCCACCCTCATCACCGTGAAGATCGACGACCCCAAGAGCCCGCTCACGTCCATGTTCCCGGCGCGCGGCTACGAGATCGTCGATGAGACGTACACGTTCGCGCAGGATTCCTATAGCCGCAGCAAGGTGCACGTCCTCACCAGCGTGAACTACGCCAAGATGAGCGCGGAAGACAAGGCCAAGGAGCCGGCCAACACGAAACGCACCGACGGCGACTACGCGTTGAGCTATATCCAGCGCGTCGGCCAGGGCCGTGTCTTCTACGAAGCCCACGGCCACGATGAAAAGGTCTACTTCTCACGGCCCTTCGTCGCCCACATGCTCGCCGGCATCCAGTACGCCCTGGGCGACCTGCCCGCCGACGATTCGCCCAGCACGCCCGCCAGCCACTAA
- a CDS encoding phenylacetate--CoA ligase family protein, giving the protein MSFLDEIRMTLRYTRGLPAFLRHPLTPAQCAELIRRRMASRSASFLALAERGIFQNPGGPYLPLFQRSGIDLAELTRRTSQLGVEGALQSLFDAGIFMELAEFKGQRALSRNGYTAALRPEDFDNPLLRAQFSGRSGGSRGHSRRLLLDLDLIAHDAACHYIHLAGLNALERPYAVWRPVPPDNSGVKKILMQAKLGRPTARWFSQSPVDAGKGKWKYYGFTRQTLAICKLFRQAQPAPVHVPLSNAIRVAEFLAEVRAKGRPAYLDTLASSAVRVCQAARAAGLDISGSLFRVGGEALTEAKAQAVAEAGCRIVCHYSMSELGPVAMACADSIGVDDVHLLLSKVAVIQRADGALLFTSIDPSCPKLMLNVETGDTATLERRACGCPFGNLGFDLHLRDIRSYEKLTSEGMHFLGTELIALLEEVLPRAFGGGPSDYQLVEQEEGGLSRVQLVVRPSVGPIDEPRMVRTALEFLASYSRGHQLMANFWQDGSTLQIRRQEPFTTKAGKILPLYINR; this is encoded by the coding sequence GTGAGCTTCCTCGACGAGATCCGGATGACCTTGCGCTATACACGGGGGCTGCCCGCGTTCCTGCGCCATCCGCTAACGCCTGCGCAGTGTGCTGAACTGATCCGCAGGCGCATGGCCTCGAGAAGTGCGTCGTTTCTTGCCCTAGCCGAACGAGGTATCTTCCAGAACCCTGGCGGCCCGTACCTGCCGCTTTTCCAGCGCTCCGGCATCGATCTTGCCGAACTCACCAGGCGCACGTCCCAATTGGGCGTCGAGGGCGCTCTCCAGTCGCTGTTCGACGCCGGCATCTTCATGGAACTGGCCGAGTTTAAGGGCCAGCGGGCCCTGTCCAGAAACGGCTACACCGCGGCCTTGAGGCCCGAGGACTTTGACAATCCCCTGCTGCGCGCCCAGTTCTCCGGCCGCAGCGGCGGTTCGCGGGGGCACTCGCGCCGCCTGCTGCTCGATCTCGATCTGATCGCGCACGACGCCGCCTGCCACTACATTCACCTGGCTGGCCTGAACGCGCTGGAACGTCCGTATGCCGTCTGGCGCCCCGTGCCACCCGACAACTCCGGCGTCAAGAAGATCCTCATGCAGGCCAAGCTCGGACGCCCCACGGCCCGCTGGTTCTCCCAGTCCCCGGTGGATGCCGGTAAAGGCAAATGGAAGTATTACGGCTTCACGCGCCAGACCCTGGCCATCTGCAAGCTGTTTCGCCAGGCACAACCGGCGCCTGTCCATGTGCCGCTTTCCAATGCGATCCGTGTCGCGGAGTTCCTGGCCGAGGTGCGGGCTAAAGGCCGCCCGGCCTACCTGGACACACTCGCCAGCAGCGCGGTACGTGTGTGCCAGGCCGCCCGCGCGGCCGGCCTCGATATCAGCGGCAGTCTATTTCGTGTCGGCGGCGAGGCGCTCACTGAGGCCAAGGCGCAGGCCGTCGCGGAAGCCGGCTGCCGCATCGTCTGCCACTACTCCATGTCCGAACTCGGCCCCGTGGCCATGGCCTGCGCGGACAGCATCGGTGTGGACGACGTTCATCTGCTGCTCTCGAAAGTCGCCGTGATCCAGCGGGCCGACGGCGCGTTGCTCTTCACCTCCATCGATCCCAGTTGCCCCAAACTGATGCTCAATGTGGAGACCGGAGACACGGCCACCCTCGAACGCCGCGCCTGCGGTTGCCCCTTTGGTAACCTCGGTTTCGACCTCCACCTGCGGGACATTCGCAGTTACGAGAAACTGACCAGCGAAGGCATGCACTTCCTCGGCACCGAACTGATCGCGCTCCTGGAAGAAGTCCTGCCGCGTGCCTTCGGTGGAGGCCCTTCCGACTATCAGTTAGTGGAGCAGGAAGAGGGTGGACTCTCGCGCGTGCAACTCGTCGTCAGGCCCAGCGTAGGCCCAATCGACGAGCCGCGAATGGTCCGCACCGCTCTTGAGTTCCTGGCCTCATACTCCCGCGGCCACCAGCTCATGGCCAACTTCTGGCAGGACGGCTCCACTTTGCAGATCAGACGGCAGGAGCCTTTCACGACGAAAGCCGGCAAAATCCTGCCGTTGTATATCAACAGATGA
- a CDS encoding Nramp family divalent metal transporter: protein MKQDSRLARWSASIGPGIVFALTASGPGSFVSNATAGATYGYALVWALGFTLLFRYAWLDTSARYVLVTGETLLDGYRRLSKPLVRIVLAGTIVVRHLSNMYKVVLLGSCIHLLLPLPFPWSAQFWSVFSIALAFTMIFWGGYQVIEHCCKALVAVMTASLIVAAFLSHADPAALWKALILPGLPADKGAYSAALLVMALIGTEAGSLTNLTYSYFLRAKGWSTAQDLPRQRFDLFTSIACIFLLGTLVQIAAAASIHPLGLRLKDANDLVKIFSQSLGVAGRLIFGAGMWASAFSGFIGGTTGYALMVTDILRNGMVSARAPDHAADARPAGLASKRPAPETRRDPYFRGFVAFWCFSPLYVLFTKWEPVVIILIVNSLMVVLIPVLALALLRLTNDRKRLGAYTNGWTTNTILAVMIVVSIWLMLRNLINWW from the coding sequence ATGAAACAGGATTCGAGACTTGCGCGGTGGAGCGCTTCCATCGGCCCCGGCATCGTATTCGCCCTCACGGCCAGCGGACCCGGCAGTTTCGTGTCCAACGCCACAGCCGGAGCAACCTATGGCTATGCCCTCGTGTGGGCGCTCGGCTTCACGCTCCTCTTCCGCTATGCCTGGCTCGATACGTCCGCCCGGTATGTCCTCGTAACCGGCGAAACGCTGCTCGATGGCTACCGCAGGCTCAGCAAGCCGCTGGTCCGGATCGTGCTGGCTGGCACCATCGTCGTCCGCCACCTCTCGAATATGTATAAGGTGGTTCTGCTCGGCAGTTGCATCCACCTTCTGCTCCCCCTGCCCTTCCCCTGGAGTGCCCAGTTCTGGTCGGTCTTCTCCATCGCGCTCGCCTTCACGATGATCTTCTGGGGCGGCTATCAGGTCATCGAGCACTGCTGCAAGGCGCTGGTCGCGGTCATGACCGCCTCCCTCATCGTCGCTGCGTTCCTCTCCCACGCCGACCCGGCCGCCCTTTGGAAGGCTCTCATCCTGCCCGGCCTGCCCGCCGACAAAGGCGCCTACTCCGCGGCCCTGCTCGTCATGGCCTTGATCGGAACCGAGGCCGGCTCGCTCACGAACCTGACCTACTCTTACTTCCTCCGGGCCAAAGGCTGGAGTACGGCCCAAGACCTGCCGCGCCAGCGCTTCGACCTCTTCACCAGCATCGCCTGCATCTTTCTTCTGGGAACCCTCGTCCAGATCGCCGCCGCTGCCTCCATCCACCCGCTCGGCCTGAGACTCAAGGATGCCAACGACCTCGTGAAGATCTTCTCGCAGAGTTTGGGCGTGGCCGGGCGTCTCATCTTCGGCGCCGGCATGTGGGCCTCGGCTTTCTCCGGCTTCATCGGAGGAACCACGGGCTACGCGCTCATGGTCACAGACATCCTTCGGAATGGAATGGTGAGCGCCCGCGCACCGGACCATGCGGCGGATGCCAGGCCCGCCGGTCTCGCCTCCAAACGCCCGGCGCCGGAAACACGCCGCGACCCCTACTTCCGGGGCTTCGTCGCCTTCTGGTGCTTCTCGCCCCTCTACGTGCTGTTCACGAAATGGGAACCCGTCGTGATCATCCTGATCGTGAACTCCCTCATGGTCGTGCTCATTCCCGTCCTCGCCCTGGCCCTGCTCCGTCTCACCAACGACAGGAAGCGTTTGGGAGCCTACACCAACGGGTGGACCACAAACACCATTCTCGCCGTCATGATCGTCGTCTCCATCTGGCTGATGCTCCGCAATCTCATCAATTGGTGGTAG